The genomic region CCGTACTGCCACATGCCGCCGTCGAGCGCGTCCATGAAGCGGCGCCTGCCCGCGAGTACGCCCACCGGCATGCCGCCACCCACCACTTTGCCGTAGGTGGCAAGATCGGCACGGATGCCGAACAGCGCCTGCATGCCGCCCGGATGCATGCGGAATCCCGTCACCACTTCGTCGAAGACCAGGGCGGTGCCGGAGTCCTCGGTGATCCGGCGCAGCTCCTGCAGGAAGTCGCGCGGCTGCAGCGCAGGGTGGCGGCTCTGCACGGTTTCACATATCACCGCGGCGAGTTCCCCCGCGTGCGCGCGTACCCAGGCCAGGCTCTCCGGATCGTCATAGGCCAGCACGACCATGTTCTGCACGGATCCGGCGGGAATGCCGGGTGCCACTGGCAGGGCCCGCGGCGGGGCGCCACGCCGGGCACCCTTCACCAGCACCTCGTCGAACTGCCCGTGATAGGCGCCCCCGAACACAGCGACCTTGTCACGGCCGGTGACGCAGCGCGCCACCCGTATCGCCGCCATCACCGCCTCGGAGCCGGTGTTGCAGAAGGTCGCGCGCTCGTTGCCGGTCATCTCGCAGAACAGCCGCGCCACCTCGCCGGAGATGTCGGATTGCGGACCGATGGCGAAGCCGTCCTGCAATTGCCGCGTGACCGCGTCGACGACGAAATCCGGCGCATGGCCGAAACAGGTCTGGCCGTAGCCGTTCACCAGGTCGACATACTCGTTGCCGTCGACATCCCAGATCTTCGCGCCCTTGGACCGCCCGGAGGCGATCGGATAGACCATCTCCTTCCATTCCGCCCGGAAGCCCGCGGCAGCGCGCGGATCGGCCAGGACGTCGCGGTACTCCTGTGTCAGGCGCTTCGATCCCACCGTCTTCGCCGTATAGCGCGCGGTCAGGTCGGCGATATGCGCAAGCTGGGCCGCGGTCAGGTCATGCTGCGCGCCGATCTGCGCGCCCGGACGATACAGCGAGAAGCGGCTGGGCAGTTCCTCGCCACCGGCCGGGGGCGAGGGGGCAGGCACTGCCTGCGGGGCGGGGTGCGCCGTGGCGGATGCCGGCAGGCCACGCAACAGGGCGAGCTGGTCGGTCATCAACCGGCGCATGGCGTCCAACTGCGCCTGCACCACCGCTTCCAGGGTGCCGGCAGCCGGCGATACGGACGGGATCGCCGGCGCCGGCATCTCCCCCCCGGTCGCGGCATGAACGGCGACGGGGGTGGCTGCCGGCGCGGTTTCCGGCGGCAGCGACTGCGCCACATGCGCCGACAGGGCCGCCAGGTTCGGGAATTCGCCGAGCAATTGCCGGAAGGTGATCCGGATGGCGAAGCGGGCCTGGATCTGCTGCGCCGCCTGGCCCAGCATCAGCGAATCGAAGCCGAGTTCCAGGAAGGACGCCTCGTCGGGGGCGGTGGACAGGTCCTCGCCGGAGAGCTTCTCGAAGATGGCGACCAACTCGGCGCGGGCCTTCGCGGGGCGGGCATCGGCCGGCGAAAGGGCCGCAGTGGTCATCGCAATCTCCATCGGCTTATCGTGGCTTTCAGCGGCATTCGTCATGGGAACGGACACGGCATTGGCGGTGGCGCCCGGCCGCGGCGGCTCGATCCAGTGGCGCCGGCGCTCGAACGGATAGGTCGGCAGCGGCACACGCTGCGGGGGCGCCGGGGCGTGGTGCGCCGCCCAGTCGGGCGCGAGCCCCGCCATCCACAGCCGTCCCAGCGCCTCGTTCAGGCAGGCGTGGTCGGTTGCCTCCCGCGTGGCATCGGGCAGCGATGCCACCACGACGCGCTGCGGGCCGGCGGGCAGCGCCTGCAGCGCCAGTGTGGTCAGCGCCTTGCCCGGCCCCACTTCCACCAGCGCCGGCGCTTCGCACTCGGCCAGCGTGGCCAGCGCGGCGGCGAAGCGCACCGGCGCCCGGCAATGCCGGGCCCAGTACTCCGGAGATGTCGCCTCTTCCGGGGTGATCCACTGCCCGGTGACGGTGGAAACATAGCGAAGCTGCGGTGTCCGCAGCGAAATGCCGTGGAGCATCCCGGCCAGGCCCGCGACCGCCGGATCCATCATGCGCGAGTGGAAGGCGTGGCTGGTGTGCAGTCGCCGTGCCAGGATTCCGCGCTGCTGCAGCTCGGCCTCCAGCGTGGCGATCGCGTCCAGCGGGCCCGCCACGACGCAGACTGACGGCCCGTTGATGGCAGCGAGGTCGAGCTCTGTTCCGAGCAGCTCCAGCACCTGCTCTTCCGGCAGTCGCACCGCCAGCATGCCGCCGCGCGGCAGGTCCTGCATCAGCCGCCCGCGCGCGGCGATCACCGCCAGCGCATCTTCCAGCCGCATCACGCCGGCCAGCGTGGCCGCGACGAACTCGCCGATCGAATGCCCGATCATGGCGTCCGGCCGCAGCCCCTGCGCCATCAGCGTGCGGGCCAGCGCGTATTCCGTGACGAAGATCGCCGGCTGCGCCAGCACCGTGGCCAGCAGCGGATTGTCCTCGCCCTTCGCTTCGCCATACAGCAGGTCACGGATGTCCTGGCCAAGGATTGGCTGCAGGATCGCGGCGCAGGCATCGACCTCGTGGCGGAAGCAGGGTTCGTGGGCATAGAGGTCACGCCCCATGCCGGGGTACTGGGCACCCTGCCCGGGGAACATGAAGGCGAGCGGCGGCGTCGCCCGGGCGAGCGTCGTGGCGACGGACGGTGCCGCCAGCTTCACCGCGGCCTGTGCCGTATCTGCTGCCACCACGGCGCAGCGATGCGGGAATTCCCGCCGTCCGGTCTGCAGGGTGAAGGCGACATCGGCGAGGCTCAGTTCGGGATACGCCTGCAGATGCGCGGCCAGCCGGCTGCGCATGGAGGCAAGCGCCGCTTCGCTGCGCGCCGACAGCACCAGCACCTGGGCCGGGCGCGTATCGGCCGGGCGCGGCAGCAGCGGCGGCTCCTCGAGCACCACATGCACGTTGGTGCCGCCCACGCCCAGGGCGGAGACGCCGGCGACGCGCCGTCGCGGCGGATTTGGCCAGGGAATGACCTGATCGTTGACGAAGAACGGGCTGTTGCCAAGGTCCATCCGCGGGTTCGGCGTGTGGAAATGCACGGTTGGCGGGATGACGCCGTGCCGCACCGCCAGTGCCGCCTTGATCAGCCCGGTGGCGCCCGCCGCGGTATCGAGATGGCCGACATTGCTCTTGGTCGAGCCGAGCGCGCAGACGCCTCGCGCCCCGGTGGCGAAAGCCTGCCGCAGCGCTGCCACCTCGATCGGGTCACCGAGGGGGGTAGCGGTACCATGGCATTCAATAAAGCCGATTTCTTCCGGCTCGACTCCGGCCACCGCCTGAGCCGCGGCGATGACCGAGACCTGGCCCTCGACGCTCGGGGCGGTGAAGCCGACCTTGTCGTTGCCGTCGTTGTTGACGGCATGGCCGCGGATGACGGCATGGATGTGGTCGCCAGCGGCGATCGCGTCCTCGACGCGGCGCAACAGCACCACCGCCGCGCCGCTGCCGAACACCGTGCCGCTGGCCTCGGCGTCGAAGGGGCGACAGCGACCGTCGGCCGAGACCATGCCGCCTTCCTGGTGCAGGTAGCCGCGCTTCTGCGGGAAGGTGATCGACACGCCGCCGGCCAGCGCCATGTCGCTTTCGAACATCAGCAGGCTCTTGCAGGCCTGGGCGACGGCGAGCAGCGAGGTGGAGCAGGCCGACTGCACCGTCATTGCCGGGCCGCGCAGGTTCAGCTTGTAGGCGACGCGGGTGGCCAGCACATCGGGAAGGGCACCGAGCAGCAGCGGATATTCGGTCACCTGGTAGGCGCTGGTGAAGCGTTCGGTGACGCCGCGGTCGGCGAGGACGTTGTGGAGGAAATAGGTCGGCATGGAGGCGCCGGCGAAGACGCCGATGGCGCCGGCGAAGCGCGCGGGGTCGCAGCCGGCATCCTCCAGCGCTTCCCAACAGATTTCCAGGAAGACGCGATGCTGCGGGTCGGTCAGCTCCGCCTCGCGGGCCTGCATGCCGAAGAAGCCGGCATCGAATTTGTCGGCATCCGGCAGGATCGGACGCGCCCGCACGAAGTTGGCAGAGCGGCGGATCTCGGCCGGGAAGGCGTCCTCGAGTTCGGCCTCGGAGAAATGCGCGATCGAATCGACGCCTTCGCACAGGTTCCGCCAGAAGCCGGCGACGTCGTCGGCTCCGGGCAGGCGGGCGGCCATGCCGATGATGGCGATGCCGCCGGGCGAGTGGGCGTTGGACATGTTCGACTGGGAGGTCACGATGATCTCCTCGTGCGCTGATCGCGCAGGCGCCTCAGCATCTCGGTCTGACGGGCGGCTCGGTCGTTGGCGACGCTGGCACGGCCGACGCCATCCGCCTGTGCCAGATGGGCGGCCAGGCCGGCAATGGTGGGGAAGCGGAACAGGGTGACGACATCGAGCACCGGCGAGACATGACGGACAAGCTCCGCGTGGACCGCCATCAACTGCAGAGAGCTCCCGCCTAGGTCGAAGAAATTGTCGGTGAGTTCCACGTTCTGTGTATGCAGGACCCGCTGCCAGATCGCGCGGATGCGCCCTTCCAGCGGCGAACCCGTGACCCCCTGCCAGGGCGATGCGGCGGTCCCGGCAGGCGGTGCGGGCAAAGCGCGGCGATCCACCTTGCCGTTCGGCGTCAGCGGCATCATGGCAAGGCCGACGATCGCCGAGGGCAGCATCCAGTCCGGCAGTTGCGCCGCCAGCCAGGTCTTCAGCGCCGCGGCGTCGACCGGCGGCACCACGTAGGCGACCAGCCGCTTGCCGCCCGGTTCGTCGCGTGCCGTCACCACGGCATCATGCACGGCTGTGTGCCGGCGCAGCACGGCCTCGATCTCGCCGGTCTCGATGCGCCGGCCGTTGATCTTCACCTGTCCGTCGATCCGGCCGATGAACTCGATGACGCCATCGGGGCGGCGGCGTACCAGGTCGCCGGTGAGATACAGGCGTTCGCCGCCGTCCTGGCCAAACAGGTTCGGAACGAATTTCTCCGCGGTCAGCTCCGGCCGGCGCCAGTAGCCAAGTGCCACTCCCTCACCGCTGACGCAAAGCTGCCCTTCCTCGCCGTCAGGCACTGGCCGCAGCGCGTCATCCAGCACATGGCACTGCGTGCCGGCGATCGGCCGGCCGATCGGCACCGGCCGGCCGGGTGGCAGATCGCGCGGAATTTCATGGCAGCAGGTGAAGGTGGTGTTCTCGGTCGGCCCGTAGCCGTTGATCAGCGTCAGTCCCGGCAGGGCCGCGACCACGCGCCGGCAATGCTCGGGGCTCAGCACGTCGCCGCCGGCCAGCAGCCGCCGCAACGGCCGCAGCGCGTCCAGGCGCTGATCGACCATCAGGTGGAACAGCCCGGAGGTCATCCACATGGTGGTCACGCCGTGCCGCGCGATGGCCGCGCCGATTTCGTCCAGCGACGGCTTCGCGCCGGCGACGAAGGCCAGGCGCGCACCGTTCAGCAGGCAGGCCCAGATCTCCAGCGTCGCCGCATCGAAGGCGAGCGGCGCCAGTTGCAGGAACACCTCGTCGGCGCCGAAGGCGGCGAAGCCGTTGTCGATGCAGAGCCGCAAGATGCCGCGATGCGGTGTCAGCACACCTTTCGGTCGGCCGGTGGATCCCGAAGTGTACATCATGTAGGCGACGTCGTCGCCCGTGCCGCGATCGGGCAGCGGCCCGGCGTCGAGCTGCGCCGATGCGGCGAAGGCCGCCGGCGTGGTGATGATCGGGGCCCTCCATTCTGCGGTACCGCCGACCTCCTGCAGCAGCGCGGGATCGGCGATCACCAGGGCGGGTGCGCTGTCCTGCAGGATGAAGCGGAGCAACTCGGCGGGATATCCGGCATCGAGCGGCACGAAGGCCGCGCCGGTTTTGAGAATGGCCAGGAACGTCGTGACCGCCTCGGGCGAGCGCGGCAGCAGCGTGGCGACGAAGCTGCCCGGCGCGACGCCACGACTTTCCAGCCAGCGCGCGAGACGGTTTGCCTGCGCATCCAGGCAGCCATAGCTGATGCCGTCATCGCCGGTCAGCAACGCGATCGCATCCGGCGCCTGCGCCGCATATTGCGCTACACCCGCATGCACTGTTCGTGGTCGGGTCATCGCAACGTTCCGCCTGACGGCGTTCCTGTGAAGGTCGATTGCCTGTCGGCAACCGGGGAAAGCCGGATGGGGGCACATGAGGCGGGGATCAACATGGACGCTCCAGTCCACCGGGCGGAACGGCGGTTCCTGCCATCCGGTCTTTCCTGTCCAGCACTGCGATTTTCTCCCTGGGCGATGGGGCGGCCAAGCTCACCACCATCCACTAATGCGAGAACTTCAAGAGAAATACTATAAAACCGGAGGGGAGAGATCCCATGATGATTCCTGCACCAACTGAATGCACGTTTGCGCGACATGCGCGCATCGTTGTGATCGGTGACGCTGGCGGCGATGAGCGTGCCCACACGGCCCGCACCGGTCGCACAGAATTCATTGCGGAAACTTCCTGCATGCCGTGTGGCGGATGATCAGGGGCGACGGCTGCGCAACGGCGGGGAGAGCTCGATCACCAGTGGGGCTGCTCCGAGCGTCAGGTCGATGCGATCCCGATCCCGGTCCTGCCGGCGCGGCAGCGGTGATGCCAGGGGATCGAAGATCCGCACCGCAGGAAAGGCCATCTCCAGCTCCAGTTCGAGGCGGCAGAGGGGCGGGGGAAGGCTCTGCCTGCCGCGCAACAGGCTGTCCTCCGACCAGACGACCAGAGCGAAACGGCCATCGGATTTCTGTAACAGAAGCGAACGCCCGCCGGGCGGCAGGCCGTGCAGGCGATACGCCAGGTCCGAGGGGGCGAAGCCGGTGGCGTCGGGGCCGGCATCGCCGAGCACCATGGCGAGATGGCGCAGCGCCGTCGCCGCCGGCTTCGGCTCGCCCCGGGCGGTGAACAATCCCCAGTGATTCTCGAAGGCCATGTCGTCCGCATGGTCCATGGCTTCGTCGAACAACTGGTAGATCACGGTCGCGATACTGCCGGCCTGGAACGCCCCGAGCAGAAGTCGCAACGTGTAGGCCGCATTCACCTCGCGGGTGCCGTAGTATCCGGTGCGGTCGTCGAAGATGTCGACGAAGCCGGTCTCTGTGATGACGAAGGGCAGGTCGGGCGCATAGTCGGTCTCGGCGCGGATGATGCCGGCCAGTTCGCCGCCATCCGGGTCGCCCGGCGAGCGGCCATGGTGCTGGTAGAAATGCACGTTGCCGTAATCGGCGAGCGCCGCCACGCTGGTTCCCATCGCCCCGGCGGTGGTCGCTGCAGGACCGTTGGCGCGGCCATTGGCCGGATCCGCGAGGCTCCACAGCGCCACCGGGATGCGGCCGTGGAAGCGCTCATGCAGGTCCCGCTGGGCGGCGATCACCGCGCGCCAGCCGGCATGGCGTCCGCCATCCGCACCCTGGTAGGCAATGGACCGCGCCTGCAGCCCCCAGCCGGCATTGTCGACTTCCAGGCAGCCTTCCACGAAGGCCATCGCCCCATCCCGGAGCAGCCGCTCGATCAGATCGAATTGCGGCCCGTGCACGGGATTGTCGGCATCGTAGCCGATATAGATATCCCACCGGTAGCCGAGCTTCCCCAGTTGCCGCACCTGGTCGAAATACCGGGCCCCGACCGCATAGAACAAGGTGTCGCGCAGCAGCGTGACACCCAGGCCCTGCGGATTGAGCCAGGACAGCGCAGCTTCCACGGTTTCCGGCCGCGCATAGGGCGATTGCGGTGCCCCCCACAGGGCATTGTAGTTCAGATGCACCTGCACGCCGATGCTGCGGATGAAGTCGGCGGCCCGTGCCGCGGTGACCGGGGCGGCGCGCGCGGACGCGGCCACGCTTCCCAGCGCGGTGGCGGCGATGGCGCCGGCGGTGAAGCCGCGCCGGCCCAGGGGGCGCAGGCTCACGACGTCTTCCGCCAGGACGGGGTGCAGACCAGCCAGAGGCACAGCGGTACCACCTGGGGTTGCGCGAACAGGTTCTCGAACTGGAAGACGCCGAGCAGATACAGCGCGCACCACGCCTCGATCGCGTTGCCCCGCACCAGGC from Rhodovastum atsumiense harbors:
- a CDS encoding non-ribosomal peptide synthetase/type I polyketide synthase, which encodes MTSQSNMSNAHSPGGIAIIGMAARLPGADDVAGFWRNLCEGVDSIAHFSEAELEDAFPAEIRRSANFVRARPILPDADKFDAGFFGMQAREAELTDPQHRVFLEICWEALEDAGCDPARFAGAIGVFAGASMPTYFLHNVLADRGVTERFTSAYQVTEYPLLLGALPDVLATRVAYKLNLRGPAMTVQSACSTSLLAVAQACKSLLMFESDMALAGGVSITFPQKRGYLHQEGGMVSADGRCRPFDAEASGTVFGSGAAVVLLRRVEDAIAAGDHIHAVIRGHAVNNDGNDKVGFTAPSVEGQVSVIAAAQAVAGVEPEEIGFIECHGTATPLGDPIEVAALRQAFATGARGVCALGSTKSNVGHLDTAAGATGLIKAALAVRHGVIPPTVHFHTPNPRMDLGNSPFFVNDQVIPWPNPPRRRVAGVSALGVGGTNVHVVLEEPPLLPRPADTRPAQVLVLSARSEAALASMRSRLAAHLQAYPELSLADVAFTLQTGRREFPHRCAVVAADTAQAAVKLAAPSVATTLARATPPLAFMFPGQGAQYPGMGRDLYAHEPCFRHEVDACAAILQPILGQDIRDLLYGEAKGEDNPLLATVLAQPAIFVTEYALARTLMAQGLRPDAMIGHSIGEFVAATLAGVMRLEDALAVIAARGRLMQDLPRGGMLAVRLPEEQVLELLGTELDLAAINGPSVCVVAGPLDAIATLEAELQQRGILARRLHTSHAFHSRMMDPAVAGLAGMLHGISLRTPQLRYVSTVTGQWITPEEATSPEYWARHCRAPVRFAAALATLAECEAPALVEVGPGKALTTLALQALPAGPQRVVVASLPDATREATDHACLNEALGRLWMAGLAPDWAAHHAPAPPQRVPLPTYPFERRRHWIEPPRPGATANAVSVPMTNAAESHDKPMEIAMTTAALSPADARPAKARAELVAIFEKLSGEDLSTAPDEASFLELGFDSLMLGQAAQQIQARFAIRITFRQLLGEFPNLAALSAHVAQSLPPETAPAATPVAVHAATGGEMPAPAIPSVSPAAGTLEAVVQAQLDAMRRLMTDQLALLRGLPASATAHPAPQAVPAPSPPAGGEELPSRFSLYRPGAQIGAQHDLTAAQLAHIADLTARYTAKTVGSKRLTQEYRDVLADPRAAAGFRAEWKEMVYPIASGRSKGAKIWDVDGNEYVDLVNGYGQTCFGHAPDFVVDAVTRQLQDGFAIGPQSDISGEVARLFCEMTGNERATFCNTGSEAVMAAIRVARCVTGRDKVAVFGGAYHGQFDEVLVKGARRGAPPRALPVAPGIPAGSVQNMVVLAYDDPESLAWVRAHAGELAAVICETVQSRHPALQPRDFLQELRRITEDSGTALVFDEVVTGFRMHPGGMQALFGIRADLATYGKVVGGGMPVGVLAGRRRFMDALDGGMWQYGDDSIPEVAPTFFAGTFVRHPLVLAALKAVLLHLKEAGPELQERLTARTAALVASLNDALAGRGLRTRIENFGSMFYFAFGQEDRLGSLLYYHLRLRGIHIAEGFPCFLTTAHTEADLARIVDAFRDSLDEMLAAGAITAKEAPRLKSLDEAPLTEPQTEIWLAAQLGDDASCSFNESISLRLDGTLDEAALEAALADVVSRHDALRARFRPDGERMLITATPAPAWRRHDLSALPPAEAGRKLDELVMQDAATAFDLVAGPPVRAQLVRLADDAHVLVFTAHHIVCDGWSMNVIAGELAACYAARSAGKAPALPSPLPYSVHAARQAVATTANETAERYWMAQFATPVPELELPSDRPRPNRKSFRGATYRTHIDADLYQAVKRAGAKRGCTLFVTLLGAFQLLMGRLAGQRDVVVAIPSAGQSLVEDQILVGHCVNLLPLRATWQADTSAAAFMATLKQTVMAAYEHQGYTFGTLVRRLDLRRELNRLPLTQLQFNLEKLGEAADFPGLAVRIAPNPKRFVNFDIFLNVIESDAGLRIDCDYSTDLFDEATIARWIGHWRALLAAIAEDADRTVASLPMMDAATLQQLTEGWNRTAVAHDLDRGVHDLIAAQAAETPDRIAAGFGGTSLTYAALDRRANQLAHHLRGILPAGEQRVGILVERSLDMLVALLGVLKAGYAYVPLDPGHPEARLRLILEQAQVAGVITDDAAAEPLLPTGAPLIRLDHAWAEIAARPGHAPGVEVRGDDLAYVIFTSGSTGTPKGVEVRHRSVVNLLLSMIARPGLRPDDVMMAVTTIAFDIAGLELFAPLVVGARVEIAAHADVVDGFALCERMRGCNATVMQATPSLWQMLLDAGFRPIAGMKLLCGGEKLSRSLADRLLEDGAELWNMYGPTETTIWSSTVRILPDDGPVTIGLPIANTSFHVVDDTGALAPVGVPGELWIGGEGLARGYLDRPALTAERFVTASPGTAPPTRFYRTGDVARRLADGRVQLLGRNDQQVKLRGFRIELGEIEEVLARVDGVQACAVALQEEWSRLVGYWVERPGTGLTPERLRASLARHLPDYMVPALWLRLETMPLNPNGKIDRWALRAPDAGPLPAAAEHVEPETELQRQLATIWQEVLGLSRIGLTDNLLDLGADSIHLFQIAARSMRAGLAVTASQLLRHPTIEALAQVVAPADAAAAPIVTPLRGPSLGQFRRGPLQTATIEPLGTAD
- a CDS encoding non-ribosomal peptide synthetase, which translates into the protein MTRPRTVHAGVAQYAAQAPDAIALLTGDDGISYGCLDAQANRLARWLESRGVAPGSFVATLLPRSPEAVTTFLAILKTGAAFVPLDAGYPAELLRFILQDSAPALVIADPALLQEVGGTAEWRAPIITTPAAFAASAQLDAGPLPDRGTGDDVAYMMYTSGSTGRPKGVLTPHRGILRLCIDNGFAAFGADEVFLQLAPLAFDAATLEIWACLLNGARLAFVAGAKPSLDEIGAAIARHGVTTMWMTSGLFHLMVDQRLDALRPLRRLLAGGDVLSPEHCRRVVAALPGLTLINGYGPTENTTFTCCHEIPRDLPPGRPVPIGRPIAGTQCHVLDDALRPVPDGEEGQLCVSGEGVALGYWRRPELTAEKFVPNLFGQDGGERLYLTGDLVRRRPDGVIEFIGRIDGQVKINGRRIETGEIEAVLRRHTAVHDAVVTARDEPGGKRLVAYVVPPVDAAALKTWLAAQLPDWMLPSAIVGLAMMPLTPNGKVDRRALPAPPAGTAASPWQGVTGSPLEGRIRAIWQRVLHTQNVELTDNFFDLGGSSLQLMAVHAELVRHVSPVLDVVTLFRFPTIAGLAAHLAQADGVGRASVANDRAARQTEMLRRLRDQRTRRSS
- a CDS encoding glycoside hydrolase family protein, with amino-acid sequence MSLRPLGRRGFTAGAIAATALGSVAASARAAPVTAARAADFIRSIGVQVHLNYNALWGAPQSPYARPETVEAALSWLNPQGLGVTLLRDTLFYAVGARYFDQVRQLGKLGYRWDIYIGYDADNPVHGPQFDLIERLLRDGAMAFVEGCLEVDNAGWGLQARSIAYQGADGGRHAGWRAVIAAQRDLHERFHGRIPVALWSLADPANGRANGPAATTAGAMGTSVAALADYGNVHFYQHHGRSPGDPDGGELAGIIRAETDYAPDLPFVITETGFVDIFDDRTGYYGTREVNAAYTLRLLLGAFQAGSIATVIYQLFDEAMDHADDMAFENHWGLFTARGEPKPAATALRHLAMVLGDAGPDATGFAPSDLAYRLHGLPPGGRSLLLQKSDGRFALVVWSEDSLLRGRQSLPPPLCRLELELEMAFPAVRIFDPLASPLPRRQDRDRDRIDLTLGAAPLVIELSPPLRSRRP